The Enterobacteriaceae endosymbiont of Neohaemonia nigricornis genome has a segment encoding these proteins:
- the typA gene encoding translational GTPase TypA, which translates to MQKIRNIAIIAHVDHGKTTLLDKLLEQSDSYNNKKIINYKHQQRLMDTNYLEKEKGITIFSKQTTIFWNDYQINIIDTPGHTDLSAEVERILSMVDSVLLVVDAIEGPMPQTRFVTQKSFEYNLKPIIIINKIDRKPNRIDWVINQIFDLFIELNASDIQLDFPIIYTSAINGTSGYKTNLIEKNMDAVFNSIIKYTPHPNVNIHGPFQMQVSQIKYDKYLGNVCFGLIKRGHININDFVTTVDKNKKNIKIKILYLIQNIGLKEQYLDCAYAGNIIGIAGTNLHDIHISDTICNNNYYEALPALKIDPPKINILFHVNNSPFAGQEGQYVTSTKILNRLTKECLYNISLKVKSTNDNIFCVSGRGTLHLSLLIENMRREGYEFAISKPKIIECIINNEKHEPFEILILDFQSNKKGKIIEYISNKKAIINNILLSKTNNRIIIECIISSRALIGFRTEFMNITAGTGIMNSFFSHYSKKNNGFINKRNNGVLISNSTGYAVSFALSHLQSRGILFIKPGEKIYEGQIVGIHNKSNDLTVNCLQNKKLTNMRASGSDNAIILVPNKNISLEYAIDFINDDELIEITPTSIRFRKQFLKEKQRRIHNKNQI; encoded by the coding sequence ATGCAAAAAATACGTAATATAGCTATTATAGCACATGTTGATCATGGTAAAACCACTTTATTAGATAAATTATTAGAACAATCTGATTCATATAATAATAAAAAAATTATAAATTATAAACATCAACAAAGACTAATGGATACTAATTACTTAGAAAAAGAAAAAGGAATAACTATTTTTTCTAAACAAACTACTATTTTTTGGAATGATTATCAAATTAATATTATTGATACCCCTGGGCATACAGATTTAAGTGCAGAAGTTGAAAGAATATTATCAATGGTGGATTCTGTATTATTAGTTGTTGATGCTATAGAAGGACCTATGCCACAAACTAGATTTGTGACACAAAAATCTTTTGAATATAATTTAAAACCTATTATAATTATAAATAAAATTGATAGAAAACCAAATAGAATTGACTGGGTAATAAATCAAATATTTGATTTATTTATCGAGTTAAATGCTTCAGATATACAATTAGATTTTCCTATTATATATACTTCTGCCATTAATGGTACATCTGGATATAAAACAAATTTAATAGAAAAAAATATGGATGCTGTATTTAATAGTATTATAAAATATACACCTCATCCTAATGTAAATATACACGGTCCTTTTCAAATGCAAGTTTCACAAATTAAATATGATAAATATTTAGGTAATGTCTGTTTTGGATTAATTAAAAGAGGTCATATAAATATTAATGATTTTGTAACTACAGTTGATAAAAATAAAAAAAATATAAAAATAAAAATATTATATTTAATACAAAATATAGGACTTAAAGAACAATATTTAGATTGTGCTTATGCAGGTAATATAATTGGTATTGCAGGAACAAATTTACATGATATTCATATTTCTGATACTATATGTAATAATAATTATTATGAAGCTTTACCTGCATTGAAAATTGATCCTCCTAAAATTAATATATTATTTCATGTTAATAATTCGCCATTTGCTGGTCAAGAAGGACAATATGTAACATCTACAAAAATATTGAATAGATTAACTAAAGAATGTTTATATAATATATCATTAAAAGTAAAATCAACAAATGATAATATTTTTTGTGTATCTGGTAGAGGAACATTACATTTATCTCTGTTAATTGAAAACATGCGTAGAGAAGGTTATGAATTTGCTATATCTAAACCTAAAATTATAGAATGTATAATAAATAATGAAAAACATGAACCTTTTGAAATATTAATTTTAGATTTTCAATCTAATAAAAAAGGAAAAATTATAGAATATATAAGTAATAAAAAAGCTATTATTAATAATATTTTATTAAGTAAAACCAATAATAGAATTATTATTGAATGTATCATATCTAGTAGAGCATTAATTGGTTTTAGAACAGAATTTATGAATATAACTGCTGGTACAGGTATTATGAATTCATTCTTTAGTCATTATAGTAAAAAAAATAATGGTTTTATAAATAAAAGAAATAATGGAGTACTCATTTCTAACAGTACAGGTTATGCAGTATCATTTGCTTTATCACATTTACAATCTAGAGGTATATTATTTATAAAACCAGGAGAAAAAATTTATGAAGGACAAATTGTAGGCATACATAATAAATCTAATGATCTTACAGTAAATTGTTTACAAAATAAAAAATTAACAAATATGAGAGCTTCTGGTAGTGATAATGCTATTATTTTAGTACCTAATAAAAACATATCTCTTGAATATGCTATAGATTTTATTAATGACGATGAATTAATAGAAATTACACCTACATCCATTAGATTTCGCAAACAATTTTTAAAAGAAAAACAAAGAAGAATACATAATAAAAACCAAATATAA
- the smpB gene encoding SsrA-binding protein SmpB, producing MNKNEKKKYIVLNKKIYHNFFIQKNIEAGIILQGWEVKSLRLGNVTINNSYVNILPNGKIYLLNTKITPLITHCSHVKYICDRNKELLLHKKEIEFLQTYIKNKSFTIVVIGLYWKKSFCKANIAIAKGKKNFDKRNLLKLKEWNINKLRIKKYK from the coding sequence ATTAATAAAAATGAAAAAAAAAAATATATTGTTTTAAATAAAAAAATTTATCATAATTTTTTTATACAAAAAAATATAGAGGCTGGGATAATTTTACAAGGATGGGAGGTAAAATCATTACGATTAGGAAATGTTACTATTAATAATAGTTATGTAAATATATTACCTAATGGTAAAATATATCTGCTTAATACCAAAATAACACCATTAATTACGCATTGTAGTCATGTAAAATATATATGTGATAGAAATAAGGAATTACTTTTACATAAAAAAGAAATTGAATTTTTACAAACTTATATAAAAAATAAAAGTTTTACTATTGTAGTTATAGGTTTATATTGGAAAAAATCTTTTTGTAAAGCAAATATAGCTATTGCTAAAGGAAAGAAAAATTTTGATAAAAGAAATTTATTAAAATTAAAAGAATGGAATATTAATAAATTACGTATAAAAAAATATAAATAA
- the grpE gene encoding nucleotide exchange factor GrpE: protein MNNMKNIQDETITNTKQHEHDNEHENIDIKNKKNHKDKKKNVLQNNEIQVLKSENDQLQSENLLLKDNIQKYEKTIWNIKLSNQAEIENIRKRSALDIENTYKFSLEKIITELLPVIDNLERAIILEKNNDNFNSIVEGINLTLKSFINTIKKFGVEIIDKINIPFNPLQHQAMSVVKSDTIQDNYIIEVLQKGYMLNGRLLRPAMVIISQN from the coding sequence ATGAATAACATGAAAAATATCCAAGATGAAACAATAACAAATACAAAACAACATGAACATGATAATGAACATGAAAATATAGATATAAAAAATAAAAAAAATCATAAAGATAAAAAAAAAAATGTTTTACAAAATAATGAAATACAAGTTTTAAAGAGTGAAAACGATCAATTACAATCTGAAAATTTATTATTAAAAGATAATATTCAAAAATATGAAAAAACTATATGGAATATTAAATTAAGTAATCAAGCTGAAATAGAAAATATTAGGAAAAGATCTGCTTTAGACATAGAAAATACTTATAAATTTTCTTTAGAAAAAATTATTACAGAACTATTACCAGTAATTGATAATTTAGAACGTGCAATAATTTTAGAAAAAAATAATGATAATTTTAATTCAATTGTAGAAGGTATTAATTTAACCTTAAAATCATTTATTAATACGATTAAAAAATTTGGTGTAGAAATTATTGATAAAATTAATATACCTTTTAATCCTTTACAACATCAAGCTATGTCTGTTGTTAAATCTGATACAATACAAGACAATTACATTATAGAAGTTTTACAAAAAGGTTATATGTTAAATGGCAGATTATTAAGACCTGCTATGGTAATTATCTCACAAAATTAA
- the rpmB gene encoding 50S ribosomal protein L28, with product MSKICQITGKKTIKGNNRSHAMNATKRKFIPNLHYHKFWVKKQNKFIKLRISTKGIRLINKKGIEHILSI from the coding sequence ATGTCTAAAATATGTCAAATAACAGGGAAAAAAACTATAAAAGGTAATAATCGTTCTCATGCTATGAATGCTACTAAAAGAAAGTTTATACCTAATTTACATTATCATAAATTTTGGGTAAAAAAACAAAACAAATTTATTAAATTACGCATATCTACAAAAGGTATAAGATTAATTAATAAAAAAGGTATAGAACATATTTTATCAATATAA
- the rpmG gene encoding 50S ribosomal protein L33 has protein sequence MAKHSRNIIKLVSTANTGHFYTTTKNKKNNTKIIEIKKFDPIIRKHVLYKEKKIK, from the coding sequence ATGGCTAAACATTCTCGTAATATAATTAAATTAGTTTCTACGGCAAATACTGGACATTTTTATACTACTACTAAAAATAAAAAAAATAATACAAAAATAATAGAAATTAAAAAATTTGATCCCATTATTAGAAAACATGTTTTATATAAAGAAAAAAAAATTAAATAA
- the rpmE gene encoding 50S ribosomal protein L31, with amino-acid sequence MKTGIHPNYNCITAKCSCGNIIYTKSTLQNNKELNLDVCNLCHPFYTGTQKIIDTKGRVERFKKKFKNIKF; translated from the coding sequence ATGAAAACAGGTATTCATCCCAATTATAATTGTATTACAGCAAAATGTTCTTGTGGGAATATTATTTATACTAAATCAACTTTACAAAATAATAAAGAATTAAATTTAGATGTTTGTAATCTTTGCCATCCTTTTTATACAGGCACACAAAAAATTATTGATACTAAAGGACGTGTTGAACGTTTTAAAAAGAAATTTAAAAATATAAAATTTTAG